A window from Mixophyes fleayi isolate aMixFle1 chromosome 12, aMixFle1.hap1, whole genome shotgun sequence encodes these proteins:
- the LOC142108369 gene encoding ETS translocation variant 3-like protein: MHCGCVPRPYWIPGLAFPDWAYKAESSPGSRQIQLWHFILELLQKEEFRHVIAWQQGEYGEFVIKDPDEVARLWGRRKCKPQMNYDKLSRALRYYYNKRILHKTKGKRFTYKFNFSKLIFINYPLFGMRCPPQPVLVGNNMCRPAVVPCGGQWEVLQNSILAHKLLAEQVTGCRVVQNPMGDDSGSDKKEPGAASESFLRHYLLYTATADALCRKITLNTIRMGRLPPQCQISY; this comes from the exons ATGCACTGTGGCTGTGTCCCTAGACCATACTGGATACCAG GCTTGGCGTTCCCGGACTGGGCGTATAAGGCGGAGTCGAGCCCCGGCTCCCGCCAGATCCAGCTGTGGCACTTCAtcttggagctgctgcagaaGGAGGAGTTCCGCCATGTCATTGCCTGGCAGCAGGGAGAGTACGGAGAGTTTGTCATCAAAGACCCGGACGAGGTGGCCAGGCTGTGGGGTCGGAGGAAATGTAAACCTCAGATGAACTACGACAAGCTGAGCCGGGCACTCAG GTATTACTACAACAAAAGAATATTGCACAAGACAAAAGGCAAAAGGTTCACCTATAAATTCAACTTCAGTAAGCTCATCTTCATTAACTACCCTCTGTTTGGCATGAGATGCCCTCCGCAGCCCGTCCTGGTGGGAAACAATATGTGTCGTCCGGCCGTGGTGCCCTGTGGGGGTCAGTGGGAG GTTCTGCAAAATTCCATCCTCGCACACAAGCTGTTGGCCGAACAAGTTACCGGCTGCAGAGTCGTCCAGAATCCAATGGGCGATGACAGCGGCTCGGACAAGAAGGAGCCGGGAGCTGCGAGTGAGTCATTTCTCAGACACTATTTATTGTATACGGCTACTGCTGATGCCTTGTGCCGAAAAATAACTCTAAATACAATCAGAATGGGACGACTGCCACCTCAGTGCCAAATCTCTTATTAA